A window of Amycolatopsis australiensis contains these coding sequences:
- a CDS encoding carbohydrate kinase family protein, with translation MSGIVVVGDAALDVIARHDKPLPHGGDARAKIRFTGGGAGANTALWLRSLGAETTLLARIGDDPGGRLIRAELEAAGVRCAFAVDPEAPTCCVVVMVDGSGQRSMLADRGANQRFAPEDVTPDALSGARHLHLSGYVLLDPPSRAAGLAALAAAKEAGLTTSVDPQAAAHITDPAAFLDDVRGVDLLMPNTEELVALTGSADPASAKELLDTVGAVVVTAGLEGASWVDAGGVTSVPAVEADCVDSTGAGDAFDAGVLTGWLAGESTVDILRHGTRLGALAVGKVGPQPG, from the coding sequence ATGAGCGGGATCGTGGTCGTCGGCGACGCGGCGCTCGACGTGATCGCGCGGCACGACAAGCCGCTGCCCCACGGCGGGGACGCCCGCGCGAAGATCCGCTTCACCGGCGGCGGCGCGGGCGCGAACACGGCGCTGTGGCTGCGGTCCCTCGGCGCGGAGACGACGCTGCTGGCCCGCATCGGCGACGACCCCGGCGGCCGGCTGATCCGCGCCGAGCTGGAGGCGGCGGGCGTGCGGTGCGCGTTCGCCGTCGACCCCGAGGCGCCGACGTGCTGCGTCGTCGTGATGGTCGACGGCTCCGGGCAGCGCAGCATGCTGGCCGACCGGGGCGCCAACCAGCGCTTCGCCCCCGAGGACGTCACGCCCGATGCCCTGTCCGGCGCGCGGCACCTGCACCTGTCGGGGTACGTGCTGCTCGACCCGCCGTCGCGGGCCGCGGGCCTCGCGGCGCTGGCCGCGGCGAAGGAAGCGGGGCTCACGACGTCGGTCGACCCGCAGGCCGCCGCGCACATCACCGACCCGGCGGCGTTCCTCGACGACGTCCGCGGGGTCGACCTGCTGATGCCGAACACCGAGGAGCTGGTGGCGCTGACCGGCTCGGCGGACCCGGCGTCGGCGAAGGAGCTGCTGGACACCGTCGGCGCGGTCGTGGTGACGGCGGGGCTCGAGGGCGCCAGTTGGGTCGACGCGGGCGGCGTGACGAGCGTGCCCGCGGTGGAAGCGGACTGCGTGGACTCGACGGGCGCGGGCGACGCGTTCGACGCCGGCGTGCTCACCGGCTGGCTGGCCGGTGAGTCCACTGTGGACATCCTGCGGCACGGGACGCGGCTGGGCGCGCTGGCCGTGGGGAAGGTCGGCCCGCAGCCGGGGTGA
- a CDS encoding SRPBCC family protein, producing MGSRQVSRTVIVATAPEKIFALLADPARHPLIDGSGTVRAAQPGGPDRLTLGAKFGMDMKLGASYQIVNTVVEFEENRLIAWRHFNGHRWRWRLEPVDGGRTEVTETFDWSTARFPLAISLSPFPRKNAQGIEKTLARLTELFPA from the coding sequence ATGGGAAGCCGCCAGGTCTCACGCACCGTGATCGTCGCCACCGCGCCGGAGAAGATCTTCGCGCTCCTGGCCGACCCGGCCCGGCATCCGCTCATCGACGGATCCGGCACGGTCCGGGCCGCCCAGCCGGGTGGCCCGGACCGGCTCACGCTCGGCGCGAAGTTCGGCATGGACATGAAGCTGGGCGCGTCGTACCAGATCGTCAACACGGTCGTCGAGTTCGAGGAGAACCGCCTGATCGCCTGGCGGCACTTCAACGGGCACCGCTGGCGCTGGCGGCTGGAGCCCGTCGACGGCGGCCGCACCGAAGTCACCGAGACGTTCGACTGGTCGACGGCCAGGTTCCCGCTCGCCATCAGCCTCAGCCCGTTCCCGCGCAAGAACGCCCAGGGCATCGAGAAGACCCTGGCGCGGCTCACCGAGCTGTTCCCGGCCTGA
- the dtd gene encoding D-aminoacyl-tRNA deacylase: MRAVAARVTRADVTVGGEVVGAIDEPGLLVLLGIHAGDDAAKAVTMARKLHELRVLRDEESCATANAPLLVVSQFTLYGDTKKGRRPSWTQAARPEVAEPLVDAVVAELRGRGATVATGRFGAMMAVSSVNDGPFTVLVEV, translated from the coding sequence GTGAGGGCGGTCGCGGCCCGCGTCACGCGGGCGGACGTGACGGTCGGCGGGGAGGTCGTCGGCGCGATCGACGAGCCGGGTTTGCTTGTGCTGCTGGGAATCCACGCCGGCGACGACGCGGCGAAAGCCGTGACGATGGCGCGCAAACTGCACGAGCTGCGCGTGCTGCGCGACGAGGAATCATGCGCGACGGCGAATGCGCCGCTGCTCGTGGTGAGCCAGTTCACGCTCTACGGCGACACGAAGAAAGGGCGGCGGCCGTCGTGGACGCAGGCGGCCCGGCCGGAGGTCGCCGAGCCGTTGGTGGACGCCGTCGTGGCCGAACTGCGCGGGCGCGGCGCCACGGTGGCGACGGGCCGGTTCGGCGCGATGATGGCGGTGTCGAGCGTCAACGACGGGCCGTTCACCGTGCTCGTGGAGGTCTAG
- a CDS encoding DUF7059 domain-containing protein — protein MSTRSVLPDLTDDVCARLREAFRRASYDADGVVAALGGAAHAALGRGEPVPAERASRDAGDLGTLIRLFLLGSTEPAAAVNAAFAPLAPADAVAAGVLAEVADGYRAALDIRPHGDDEGSWWVVSDLDADVLGTTVPGDHVLGVGHASLSLIRATSRRPVGTLLDLGTGNGVQALHATRHAQRVTATDVSARALALASATFRLNELDVELVRGEWFAPVARRKFDQVVCNPPFVVGPARVDYTYRDSGLAGDDASALVVRQLPGFLNEGGVGQLLASWLHTSREDWADRVSRWLPAETDAWFVQRDVADPALYVGTWLRDAGLDPRSPEGRAKAAAWLDWFAANDVQGIGFGFVTLRRAAGRTPTVVCEDLRQAYDDPLGPEAAGWLDRVEWLRGSGHSLLGVRFVVPDTVLLESIGEPGHEGWTTTVRRLHRTDGPGWQHEVDELATRLLAGCRGALPLEDLIELLAAAQGLDAAELAAAALPVVRELVRHGMLVPADR, from the coding sequence GTGAGCACGCGAAGTGTATTGCCCGACCTGACCGACGACGTCTGCGCGCGGCTGCGCGAAGCCTTCCGGCGCGCCTCCTACGACGCGGACGGCGTGGTGGCCGCCCTCGGCGGCGCGGCGCACGCGGCGCTGGGCCGCGGCGAGCCGGTGCCCGCCGAACGCGCGAGCCGGGACGCGGGTGACCTGGGCACGCTGATCCGGCTGTTCCTGCTCGGCTCGACCGAGCCGGCGGCCGCGGTCAACGCGGCCTTCGCGCCGCTCGCCCCCGCGGACGCGGTGGCCGCCGGGGTGCTCGCCGAGGTCGCCGACGGCTACCGGGCCGCGCTCGACATCCGCCCGCACGGCGACGACGAGGGCTCCTGGTGGGTCGTGTCCGACCTCGACGCGGACGTGCTCGGCACCACCGTGCCCGGGGACCACGTGCTCGGCGTCGGGCACGCGTCGCTGTCGCTGATCCGCGCGACCAGCCGCCGCCCGGTCGGCACCCTCCTCGACCTGGGCACCGGCAACGGCGTGCAGGCGCTGCACGCGACCCGGCACGCCCAGCGCGTGACCGCCACCGACGTCTCGGCGCGGGCGCTGGCGCTGGCCTCGGCGACGTTCCGGCTGAACGAGCTGGACGTCGAGCTGGTGCGCGGCGAGTGGTTCGCACCGGTCGCGCGGCGGAAGTTCGACCAGGTCGTGTGCAACCCGCCGTTCGTGGTCGGCCCGGCCCGCGTCGACTACACCTACCGCGACTCCGGGCTGGCCGGCGACGACGCGAGCGCGCTGGTCGTGCGGCAGCTGCCGGGCTTCCTCAACGAGGGCGGGGTGGGCCAGCTGCTCGCGTCGTGGCTGCACACCTCCCGCGAGGACTGGGCCGACCGGGTGAGCCGCTGGCTGCCCGCCGAGACCGACGCCTGGTTCGTCCAGCGCGACGTCGCCGACCCGGCGCTCTACGTGGGCACCTGGCTGCGCGACGCGGGCCTCGACCCGCGCTCCCCCGAAGGCCGGGCGAAGGCCGCGGCGTGGCTCGACTGGTTCGCCGCCAACGACGTCCAGGGCATCGGCTTCGGCTTCGTGACGCTGCGCCGCGCGGCCGGGCGGACACCGACAGTGGTGTGCGAGGACCTGCGGCAGGCCTACGACGACCCGCTGGGCCCGGAGGCGGCGGGCTGGCTGGACCGCGTGGAATGGCTGCGCGGATCGGGCCATTCATTGCTTGGTGTCCGTTTTGTGGTCCCGGACACGGTTCTGCTGGAAAGCATCGGGGAACCGGGCCACGAAGGCTGGACGACGACCGTCCGGCGGCTGCACCGCACCGACGGGCCGGGCTGGCAGCACGAGGTCGACGAGCTGGCCACGCGGCTGCTGGCGGGCTGCCGCGGCGCCCTGCCGCTGGAGGACCTGATCGAGCTTCTCGCGGCCGCGCAGGGCCTCGACGCCGCGGAGCTCGCGGCCGCCGCGCTGCCCGTCGTCCGGGAGCTCGTCCGTCACGGCATGCTCGTCCCGGCGGACCGGTGA
- a CDS encoding DUF3039 domain-containing protein — protein MSTETLTKPETTPEGTDTTDDDSPKMFHYVKKNKIAESAVMGTHVVALCGEVFPVTKSPKPGSPVCPACKEIFDGLRPGE, from the coding sequence GTGAGCACCGAGACGCTGACGAAGCCGGAGACCACGCCCGAGGGCACGGACACCACCGACGACGACTCGCCGAAGATGTTCCACTACGTGAAGAAGAACAAGATCGCCGAGAGCGCGGTCATGGGCACGCACGTGGTGGCGCTCTGCGGCGAGGTCTTCCCGGTGACGAAGTCGCCGAAGCCCGGGTCGCCGGTCTGCCCGGCCTGCAAGGAGATCTTCGACGGCCTCCGCCCGGGGGAGTGA
- a CDS encoding amidohydrolase, translating into MTLERVLAPLDAALPELEALYIDLHRHPELSFAETRTAAELARRLERDGYEVHTGIAGTGVLGVLRNGEGPTVLLRADIDALPVEEKTGLSYASTARGTDEHGKDVPVMHACGHDMHATWLSGAAALLAKGRDTWSGTLLAVFQPGEESAGGAARMIRDGLFDIAGKPDVVFGQHLVPGPAGWVLTRPGVIMAATDTLRVTLHGRGGHGSRPETTVDPAVLAASVVLKLQTIVSREIAATDSAVVTVGSLHVGTAGNVIADDAVLEVNVRSFDQAVRERVLAAVERIVHGEAATAGAPKPPEIVRSGSYPVTENDEAASDALTEVFRRHFGAESVLPAPLVTGSEDFSEFGRAAGVPSVFWLVGGFDPETVVTAMTEGRFERDIPSNHSPRFAPVLHPTLRTGIETLVAAALSRLSHPGDA; encoded by the coding sequence GTGACCCTTGAACGCGTCCTCGCCCCGCTCGACGCGGCGCTGCCCGAGCTCGAAGCGCTGTACATCGACCTCCACCGGCACCCCGAGCTGTCCTTCGCCGAGACCCGGACGGCGGCCGAGCTGGCCCGGCGGCTCGAGCGCGACGGCTACGAAGTGCACACCGGCATCGCCGGCACCGGCGTGCTGGGCGTGCTGCGCAACGGCGAGGGACCCACGGTCCTGCTGCGGGCCGACATCGACGCGCTCCCGGTCGAGGAGAAGACCGGGCTGTCGTACGCGAGCACCGCCCGCGGCACCGACGAGCACGGCAAGGACGTCCCGGTGATGCACGCGTGCGGGCACGACATGCACGCCACCTGGCTCTCCGGGGCCGCCGCGCTGCTGGCCAAGGGCCGCGACACGTGGTCCGGCACGCTCCTGGCGGTGTTCCAGCCCGGCGAGGAGAGCGCCGGCGGCGCGGCGCGGATGATCCGGGACGGCCTGTTCGACATCGCCGGGAAGCCCGACGTCGTGTTCGGCCAGCACCTGGTGCCCGGCCCGGCGGGCTGGGTGCTCACCCGGCCGGGCGTGATCATGGCCGCGACCGACACGCTGCGCGTCACCCTGCACGGCCGCGGCGGCCACGGCTCGCGCCCGGAGACGACGGTCGACCCCGCGGTGCTGGCCGCGTCGGTGGTGCTCAAGCTGCAGACGATCGTCTCGCGCGAGATCGCCGCCACCGATTCGGCCGTGGTCACCGTCGGTTCGCTGCACGTCGGCACGGCGGGCAACGTGATCGCCGACGACGCCGTGCTCGAGGTCAACGTCCGGTCCTTCGACCAGGCGGTCCGCGAACGGGTGCTGGCGGCGGTCGAGCGGATCGTGCACGGCGAAGCCGCCACGGCGGGCGCGCCGAAGCCGCCGGAGATCGTCCGCTCCGGCTCCTACCCGGTCACCGAGAACGACGAAGCCGCCAGCGACGCGCTCACCGAAGTCTTCCGCCGTCACTTCGGTGCCGAATCCGTGCTGCCCGCGCCGCTGGTCACCGGCAGCGAGGACTTCAGCGAGTTCGGCCGCGCGGCCGGCGTGCCGTCGGTGTTCTGGCTGGTCGGCGGCTTCGACCCGGAGACGGTCGTCACCGCGATGACCGAAGGCCGGTTCGAACGCGACATCCCGTCCAACCACTCGCCGCGGTTCGCCCCGGTGCTGCACCCCACGCTGCGCACGGGCATCGAGACGCTCGTCGCCGCCGCGCTGAGCCGGTTGTCCCACCCAGGTGACGCATGA
- a CDS encoding sigma-70 family RNA polymerase sigma factor codes for MSVQTLERESRGIRERIPAQAVSSEEPVGVGALTDADLDAQSPAADLVRVYLNGIGKTALLSAADEVELAKRIEAGVFAQHMLDTAEDLTPKRRTELAALVRDGHVAKNHLLEANLRLVVSLAKRYTGRGMPLLDLIQEGNLGLIRAVEKFDYSKGFKFSTYATWWIRQAITRGMADQGRTIRLPVHLVEQVNKLARIKRDLHQQLGRDATHEELAAESGIPAHKIADLLDHSRDPVSLDMPVGTEEDAPLGDFIEDSEATDAESAVISGLLQDDLRRVLATLDDREQHVIRLRYGLDDGQPRTLDQIGKHFGLSRERVRQIEREVMSKLRQGERADRLRAYAS; via the coding sequence ATGTCAGTCCAGACTCTCGAACGCGAGTCGCGCGGGATTCGCGAGCGCATCCCGGCTCAGGCGGTGTCGTCGGAGGAGCCGGTGGGCGTGGGGGCGCTCACCGACGCCGACCTCGACGCCCAGAGCCCCGCGGCGGACCTCGTCCGCGTCTACCTCAACGGCATCGGCAAGACGGCCCTGCTGTCCGCGGCCGACGAGGTCGAGCTCGCCAAGCGCATCGAGGCGGGCGTGTTCGCCCAGCACATGCTCGACACGGCCGAGGACCTCACGCCGAAGCGCCGCACCGAGCTGGCGGCACTGGTGCGCGACGGCCACGTGGCCAAGAACCACCTGCTGGAGGCCAACCTCCGCCTGGTGGTCTCGCTCGCCAAGCGCTACACCGGCCGGGGGATGCCGCTGCTCGACCTGATCCAGGAGGGGAACCTGGGTCTCATCCGCGCGGTCGAGAAGTTCGACTACTCCAAGGGGTTCAAGTTCTCCACCTACGCCACGTGGTGGATCCGGCAGGCCATCACCCGCGGCATGGCCGACCAGGGCCGCACCATCCGGCTCCCGGTCCACCTGGTGGAACAGGTCAACAAGCTGGCCCGCATCAAGCGCGACCTGCACCAGCAGCTGGGCCGCGACGCGACGCACGAGGAGCTGGCGGCCGAGTCGGGCATCCCGGCCCACAAGATCGCCGACCTGCTCGACCACTCGCGTGACCCGGTGAGCCTCGACATGCCGGTCGGCACGGAGGAGGACGCCCCGCTGGGCGACTTCATCGAGGACTCCGAGGCGACGGACGCGGAGAGCGCCGTGATCTCGGGCCTGCTGCAGGACGACCTGCGCCGCGTCCTGGCGACGCTGGACGACCGCGAGCAGCACGTGATCCGCCTGCGCTACGGCCTCGACGACGGCCAGCCCCGCACGCTCGACCAGATCGGCAAGCACTTCGGGCTCTCCCGCGAGCGCGTCCGCCAGATCGAGCGCGAGGTCATGTCGAAGCTCCGCCAGGGCGAGCGCGCGGACCGGCTCCGCGCGTACGCCAGCTGA
- a CDS encoding DUF3099 domain-containing protein yields MDGGGGAVTSPANGPEPVLITGAAPSYEKQFAARKRKYVIMMCCRIPCLILAGVTYHIWWLALLFLAISVPLPWVAVLIANDRPPRKAEKVNRYRREATAIESTSHRVIDG; encoded by the coding sequence ATGGACGGTGGAGGTGGTGCAGTGACCTCGCCCGCCAACGGCCCCGAGCCGGTGCTGATCACCGGGGCGGCCCCGTCGTACGAAAAGCAGTTCGCCGCGCGGAAGCGGAAGTACGTCATCATGATGTGCTGCCGCATCCCCTGCCTCATTCTCGCCGGGGTGACCTACCACATCTGGTGGCTGGCGCTGCTGTTCCTCGCCATCTCCGTGCCGCTGCCGTGGGTCGCGGTGCTCATCGCCAACGACCGCCCGCCCCGCAAGGCGGAGAAGGTCAACCGCTACCGGCGCGAGGCGACGGCGATCGAGAGCACCAGCCACCGGGTGATCGACGGCTGA
- a CDS encoding sporulation protein: protein MFEKVLATFGSGGAKIDARLLDRAAAPGRPLHGEVLLLGGEVDQEIKGLAVTLLARVRVPGTDKTEDLPFGTRQLAGREVIRAGQQVRVPFELALPWETPVTGVHGRPLPGMAVGVRAELDLAAAVSDPFDADAVAIEPLPAQKRVLDALSRIGFTFREAVLEQGHIDGAPQQLPFFQEIRFAPSPRFASIFAQVAVTFLPSADRTDVVLEVTKRVRVSKSGGFGGRGQDFLGMFTVKPGVDWEKQLEDWLDQVARPRGIFD, encoded by the coding sequence ATGTTCGAGAAGGTGCTCGCGACGTTCGGCTCCGGCGGGGCGAAGATCGACGCCCGGCTGCTCGACCGGGCCGCCGCCCCCGGCCGTCCCCTGCACGGCGAGGTCCTGCTGCTCGGCGGCGAGGTCGACCAGGAGATCAAGGGCCTCGCCGTGACGCTGCTGGCCCGGGTCCGGGTCCCCGGCACGGACAAGACCGAAGATCTGCCCTTCGGCACCCGGCAGCTCGCCGGCCGGGAGGTCATCCGCGCCGGGCAGCAGGTACGCGTGCCCTTCGAGCTCGCGCTGCCCTGGGAGACGCCGGTGACCGGCGTCCACGGCCGGCCGCTGCCCGGCATGGCCGTCGGGGTGCGGGCCGAGCTCGACCTCGCCGCGGCGGTGTCCGACCCGTTCGACGCCGACGCCGTCGCGATCGAGCCCCTGCCCGCGCAGAAGCGGGTCCTCGACGCGCTCAGCCGGATCGGCTTCACCTTCCGCGAGGCGGTCCTCGAGCAGGGCCACATCGACGGCGCCCCGCAGCAGCTGCCCTTCTTCCAGGAGATCCGCTTCGCGCCTTCGCCCCGCTTCGCGAGCATCTTCGCGCAGGTCGCGGTCACCTTCTTGCCCTCGGCGGACCGCACGGACGTCGTCCTCGAGGTCACCAAGCGCGTGCGGGTCAGCAAGAGCGGCGGCTTCGGCGGCCGCGGGCAGGACTTCCTCGGGATGTTCACCGTCAAGCCCGGCGTCGACTGGGAAAAGCAGCTCGAGGACTGGCTGGACCAGGTGGCCCGCCCGCGCGGGATCTTCGACTGA
- a CDS encoding HD domain-containing protein codes for MDWRDAVAALGGTPGAWPRLVARYGEPHRRHHTLDHAAAVVRDSAWLAGDLGATDRAVLAVAAWAHDVVYDAKPGEDERASAGWAREALDGVAEPHIARVEGLILATITHDAPPEDCLATALLDADLAILGAEPDSYAVYARGVREEYAKYPDDVWCEGRIAVLEGMLARPLYRSEAARTRWASAAEKNLAAELTHWRRDRSDHR; via the coding sequence ATGGACTGGCGTGACGCGGTCGCCGCGCTGGGCGGCACGCCCGGCGCCTGGCCGCGGCTGGTGGCCCGCTACGGCGAACCGCACCGCCGCCACCACACCCTGGACCACGCGGCCGCCGTCGTCCGCGACTCCGCGTGGCTGGCCGGCGACCTCGGTGCCACCGACCGCGCGGTGCTCGCCGTCGCCGCCTGGGCACACGACGTCGTCTACGACGCGAAGCCCGGCGAAGACGAACGCGCCAGCGCGGGATGGGCCCGCGAAGCGCTGGACGGGGTCGCCGAACCGCACATCGCCCGGGTCGAAGGCCTGATCCTCGCCACGATCACGCACGACGCGCCGCCGGAGGACTGCCTCGCCACGGCGCTCCTCGACGCCGATCTCGCCATCCTCGGCGCCGAGCCCGACTCCTACGCCGTCTACGCCCGCGGAGTGCGCGAGGAGTACGCGAAGTACCCCGACGACGTCTGGTGCGAAGGACGCATCGCCGTCCTCGAAGGCATGCTGGCCCGGCCGCTCTACCGCAGCGAAGCCGCGCGGACACGCTGGGCGAGCGCCGCGGAAAAGAACCTGGCGGCCGAGCTGACCCACTGGCGCCGCGACCGGAGCGATCACCGATGA
- a CDS encoding fumarate hydratase: MPSTTTFQHTEVLPLGKDTTTEYRLVTAEGVETVEAAGRTFLKIDPAALTTLARTAITDIQHLLRTSHLRQLRAIVDDPEASGNDRFVAMDLLRNAAISAGGVLPMCQDTGTAIVIGKRGEGVLTGGDDERALSQGIFDAYQQLNLRYSQMAPLNFWEERNTGTNLPAQIELYHKDGDPTYEFLFMAKGGGSANKTFLYQETKAVLNPKRLARFLDEKLRSLGTAACPPYHLAIVVGGMSAEFNLKVAKLASARYLDTLPTEGSELGHAFRDPDLEQQVLAMTRQFGIGAQFGGKYFCHDVRVIRLPRHGASCPVGIAVSCSADRQAKAKITADGVFIEQLERDPARFLPDVTEDDLSDDVVAVDLNRPMAEIRAQLSQLPVKTRLSLTGPLVVARDIAHAKIAERLDAGEEMPDYLKNHPVYYAGPAKTPEGYASGSFGPTTAGRMDSYVEQFQAAGGSLVMLAKGNRSKQVTAACQAHGGFYLGSIGGPAARLAQDCIKKVDVLEYAELGMEAVWKIEVEDFPAFIVIDDKGNDFFASTGEPVLQISFR; the protein is encoded by the coding sequence GTGCCGTCCACCACCACTTTTCAGCACACCGAAGTCCTCCCGCTCGGCAAGGACACCACCACCGAGTACCGGCTGGTCACCGCCGAAGGCGTCGAGACCGTCGAAGCCGCCGGGCGGACCTTCCTCAAGATCGATCCCGCCGCGCTCACCACGCTGGCCCGGACCGCCATCACGGACATCCAGCACCTGTTGCGCACGTCACACCTGCGGCAGCTGCGCGCCATCGTCGACGACCCGGAGGCCAGCGGCAACGACCGCTTCGTCGCCATGGACCTGCTCCGCAACGCCGCCATCTCCGCCGGCGGTGTCCTGCCCATGTGCCAGGACACCGGGACGGCCATCGTCATCGGCAAGCGCGGCGAGGGCGTCCTCACCGGCGGTGACGACGAGCGCGCCCTCTCGCAGGGCATCTTCGACGCCTACCAGCAGCTGAACCTGCGCTACTCGCAGATGGCCCCGCTGAACTTCTGGGAAGAGCGCAACACCGGCACCAACCTGCCCGCGCAGATCGAGCTCTACCACAAGGACGGCGACCCGACCTACGAGTTCCTCTTCATGGCCAAGGGCGGCGGCAGCGCCAACAAGACGTTCCTCTACCAGGAGACCAAGGCCGTCCTGAACCCCAAGCGGCTCGCGCGCTTCCTCGACGAAAAGCTGCGCAGCCTCGGCACCGCGGCCTGCCCGCCCTACCACCTCGCGATCGTCGTCGGCGGGATGTCCGCCGAGTTCAACCTCAAGGTCGCGAAGCTCGCTTCCGCGCGCTACCTCGACACGCTCCCGACCGAAGGCTCCGAGCTCGGCCACGCCTTCCGCGACCCGGACCTGGAGCAGCAGGTCCTGGCGATGACCCGCCAGTTCGGCATCGGCGCGCAGTTCGGCGGCAAGTACTTCTGCCACGACGTCCGCGTCATCCGGCTGCCGCGCCACGGCGCGTCCTGCCCGGTCGGCATCGCCGTCTCCTGCTCCGCCGACCGCCAGGCCAAGGCGAAGATCACCGCCGACGGCGTCTTCATCGAGCAGCTCGAGCGCGACCCCGCGCGGTTCCTGCCCGACGTCACCGAGGACGACCTCTCCGACGACGTCGTCGCCGTCGACCTCAACCGGCCGATGGCCGAGATCCGCGCGCAGCTGTCGCAGCTGCCGGTGAAGACGCGGCTTTCGCTCACCGGGCCGCTGGTCGTCGCCCGCGACATCGCGCACGCGAAGATCGCCGAGCGCCTCGACGCCGGCGAGGAGATGCCGGACTACCTGAAGAACCACCCGGTCTACTACGCCGGCCCGGCGAAGACACCCGAGGGCTACGCGTCGGGCTCGTTCGGCCCCACGACGGCCGGGCGGATGGACTCCTACGTCGAGCAGTTCCAGGCGGCCGGCGGCTCGCTCGTCATGCTGGCCAAGGGAAACCGCTCGAAGCAGGTGACCGCCGCGTGCCAGGCGCACGGCGGGTTCTACCTCGGCTCGATCGGCGGCCCGGCCGCGCGGCTCGCGCAGGACTGCATCAAGAAGGTCGACGTCCTCGAGTACGCCGAGCTCGGCATGGAAGCCGTCTGGAAGATCGAGGTCGAGGACTTCCCCGCGTTCATCGTCATCGACGACAAGGGCAACGACTTCTTCGCCAGCACCGGCGAACCGGTGCTGCAGATCAGCTTCCGTTAG
- a CDS encoding pseudouridine-5'-phosphate glycosidase has translation MTTPLSLHEEVASALRDGHPVVALESTILSHGLPPGRNLDVARRLERVVRDGGAVPATIAVLDGRVAVGLSPAELERVCAPDAGLDKLSLRDLGPAVGLGRSGATTVASTSALAAAAGIGMFATGGLGGVHVGAAQTWDVSADLGVLAKVPTVVVCSGVKSVLDIPATLEVLETHSVPVLGYRTGDFPAFYLRSSGHSVGWRVDDPKQAAAVIAAHREYADSGVLLANPIPEESEMDKQLHDRLLAEGLALVAERGVHGADVTPVLLEHFHTASAGVSIDANEALVLNNAKLAAEVAVALA, from the coding sequence GTGACCACCCCACTTTCGCTGCACGAAGAGGTCGCCTCGGCGCTGCGTGACGGGCACCCCGTCGTCGCGCTGGAGAGCACCATCCTGTCCCACGGCCTCCCGCCGGGCCGCAACCTCGACGTCGCCCGCCGCCTCGAGCGCGTGGTGCGCGACGGCGGTGCCGTCCCGGCCACCATCGCGGTGCTCGACGGCCGGGTCGCCGTCGGCCTCTCCCCCGCAGAGCTCGAACGCGTCTGCGCCCCGGACGCCGGCCTCGACAAACTGTCGCTGCGCGACCTCGGCCCGGCCGTCGGGCTCGGCCGCTCCGGCGCGACGACCGTGGCGAGCACGTCGGCGCTGGCCGCCGCGGCCGGCATCGGGATGTTCGCCACCGGCGGGCTCGGCGGCGTGCACGTCGGCGCGGCGCAGACCTGGGACGTCTCGGCCGACCTCGGCGTGCTCGCGAAGGTACCGACCGTGGTGGTCTGCTCCGGCGTGAAGTCCGTGCTCGACATCCCGGCCACCCTCGAAGTCCTGGAAACGCACTCGGTGCCGGTGCTGGGCTACCGCACCGGCGACTTCCCGGCGTTCTACCTGCGCTCGTCGGGGCACTCCGTCGGCTGGCGGGTCGACGACCCGAAGCAGGCCGCCGCCGTGATCGCCGCGCACCGCGAGTACGCGGACTCCGGCGTGCTGCTGGCGAACCCGATCCCGGAAGAGTCCGAAATGGACAAGCAGCTGCACGACCGGCTGCTCGCCGAAGGGCTGGCGCTGGTGGCCGAGCGGGGCGTGCACGGCGCCGACGTCACGCCGGTGCTGCTGGAGCACTTCCACACCGCGAGCGCGGGCGTGAGCATCGACGCCAACGAAGCGCTCGTGCTGAACAACGCGAAGCTCGCGGCCGAGGTGGCGGTGGCGCTCGCATGA